In the genome of Cronobacter malonaticus LMG 23826, one region contains:
- the rplY gene encoding 50S ribosomal protein L25 produces the protein MFTINAEVRKEQGKGASRRLRHANKFPAIVYGGTEAPVAIELDHDKVMNMQAKPEFYSEVLTLAIDGKEVKVKVQAVQRHPYKPKLHHIDFVRA, from the coding sequence ATGTTTACTATCAACGCTGAAGTACGTAAAGAGCAGGGTAAGGGTGCGAGCCGCCGCCTGCGTCACGCCAACAAGTTCCCGGCTATCGTTTACGGTGGCACCGAGGCTCCGGTTGCAATCGAACTGGACCACGACAAAGTGATGAACATGCAGGCTAAACCGGAGTTCTACAGCGAAGTGCTGACTCTGGCTATCGATGGCAAAGAAGTTAAAGTAAAAGTTCAGGCTGTACAGCGTCACCCGTACAAACCGAAACTGCACCACATCGACTTCGTTCGCGCGTAA
- a CDS encoding DEAD/DEAH box helicase → MSFTLRPYQREAVDATLNHFRRHDAPAAIVLPTGAGKSLVIAELARLARGRVLVLAHVKELVAQNHAKYLALGLEADIYAAGLARKESHGKVVFGSVQSVARNLDHFQGEFSLVIVDECHRISDDDDSQYQQILTHLRKQNPRLRLLGLTATPFRLGKGWIYQFHYHGMVRGDEKALFRDCIYELPLRYMIKHGYLTPPERLDMPVVQYDFSRLQAQSNGLFSEADLNRELKQQQRITPHIVSQIVEFAADRRGAMIFAATVEHAREITGLLPAGEAALITGETPGRERDAIIEAFKAQQLRFLVNVAVLTTGFDAPHVDLIAILRPTESVSLYQQIVGRGLRLSPGKKDCLILDYAGNPHDLYAPEVGAPKGKSDNVPVQVFCPACGFANTFWGKTTADGTLIEHFGRRCQGWFEDDEGHREQCDYRFRFKNCPHCNAENDIAARRCRECDNVLVDPDDMLKAALKLKDALVLRCGGMQLQPGADEKGEWLKVTYYDEDGADVSERFRLHTPAQRTAFEQLFIRPHTRTPGVPLRWITVNDIIAQQALLRHPDFVVARLKGQYWQVREKVFDYNGRFRRANELRG, encoded by the coding sequence ATGTCCTTTACTTTACGTCCCTACCAGCGCGAAGCGGTGGATGCCACCCTTAACCATTTTCGCCGCCACGACGCGCCAGCGGCGATCGTTCTGCCGACCGGCGCAGGCAAAAGCCTGGTTATCGCCGAACTGGCGCGGCTCGCGCGCGGCCGCGTGCTGGTGCTCGCCCACGTAAAAGAGCTGGTGGCGCAAAACCATGCCAAATATCTGGCGCTCGGGCTTGAGGCGGATATTTACGCGGCCGGTCTCGCGCGCAAAGAGAGCCATGGCAAGGTCGTGTTCGGCAGCGTGCAGTCGGTGGCGCGGAACCTCGACCATTTTCAGGGAGAATTCTCGCTGGTGATTGTCGATGAGTGCCATCGCATCAGCGATGACGACGACAGCCAGTATCAGCAAATTCTTACGCACCTGCGTAAGCAGAACCCGCGCCTGCGCTTACTGGGGCTGACCGCGACACCGTTTCGCCTCGGCAAAGGCTGGATTTACCAGTTCCATTATCACGGCATGGTGCGCGGCGATGAAAAAGCGCTGTTTCGCGACTGCATTTACGAGCTGCCGCTGCGCTACATGATTAAACACGGTTACCTGACGCCGCCGGAGCGTCTTGATATGCCTGTCGTGCAATATGATTTCAGCCGTTTGCAGGCCCAGAGCAACGGGCTGTTCAGCGAGGCTGACCTTAACCGCGAGCTGAAACAACAGCAGCGCATCACGCCGCATATCGTAAGCCAGATAGTCGAATTCGCCGCTGACCGCCGCGGCGCGATGATTTTCGCCGCGACCGTCGAGCACGCGCGTGAAATCACCGGCCTGCTGCCTGCGGGCGAAGCGGCGCTTATCACCGGCGAAACGCCAGGACGCGAACGCGACGCGATCATTGAGGCGTTTAAAGCTCAGCAACTGCGTTTTCTCGTCAACGTGGCGGTACTCACCACCGGCTTTGACGCGCCACATGTGGATCTCATCGCTATTCTGCGCCCGACTGAATCGGTCAGCCTCTATCAGCAGATTGTCGGGCGCGGGCTGCGATTGTCACCGGGCAAAAAAGATTGCCTGATCCTTGATTACGCGGGCAACCCGCACGATCTCTACGCGCCTGAAGTGGGCGCGCCGAAGGGCAAAAGCGACAACGTACCGGTGCAGGTCTTCTGCCCCGCCTGCGGTTTCGCTAATACCTTCTGGGGCAAAACCACGGCGGACGGCACGCTGATCGAACATTTCGGCCGCCGCTGTCAGGGCTGGTTCGAAGATGACGAGGGCCACCGCGAACAGTGCGACTACCGCTTTCGTTTTAAAAACTGCCCGCACTGCAACGCGGAAAACGATATCGCCGCGCGGCGCTGCCGCGAATGCGACAACGTGCTGGTGGACCCGGACGACATGCTGAAAGCGGCGCTGAAGCTTAAAGACGCGCTGGTGCTGCGCTGCGGCGGGATGCAACTTCAGCCGGGCGCCGATGAGAAAGGCGAATGGCTGAAAGTGACCTATTACGATGAAGACGGCGCGGACGTCAGCGAACGCTTTCGCCTGCACACGCCCGCGCAGCGCACCGCCTTCGAACAGCTTTTTATTCGCCCGCACACCCGCACGCCGGGCGTGCCGCTGCGCTGGATTACCGTTAACGATATCATCGCCCAGCAGGCGCTGCTGCGTCACCCCGATTTCGTGGTGGCCAGGCTCAAAGGCCAGTACTGGCAGGTGCGTGAAAAGGTGTTCGATTATAACGGGCGGTTCCGCCGCGCCAATGAATTACGCGGTTAG